The bacterium genome segment TGATCACCGGAGCCGAGCAAAGCGAAGTCGATCAAGTCGTTATCTTGTATCGCGTTAGCCGCGATGATCGCTTCACGGAAGCTACAGTGGATCGCGTCACAACTTCCGTCGTCGAGGTCGTCGGTAGTGTTGACGGAGAAGGTGGCCGCCAAGCTTCTAGCGGGAACGAAGCTCAACAGGATCAAAAACAAGAAGGCTATGGGTTGCTGCTTTATCACCGGTTTCTTCGCTCGCCGTTTGGCGGGAGCGTCGTCGGCTCTCTGTGGCATGGTTCACAGTTGCTTGCATAATCGGCTTCGAGAATGCAGCTGTCCACAGGTTGTTAGTGGAGGACTTCACACCGTGGCGAGGAGGACCGCTGCAACCGCAATTGTTGCGGACTCGCCCGGGCTCGGACCATTCGCCGCGGTGCCCAGCGCGTGGTCGGCGCACCAAGGAGGAGGGCTGAAGCAGCTATTCTCTAGCCGCCAGCCGGGGATGAATTCTCGAGCGTTCGCAAGTAGTGTCTGAGGATCCTCAGATGCTCGGACGAGATCTCGATCGTGCGGGTCGCGATCTCGTACCTCCCTCCGACCATTTGCTCGCCGCCCGCAATCCAGCCCATACTTGGCGGCCGCACCATGTCGGATTTGACGACTCGAACAGCCATCTCTATGTTGGGCTCCGACCCAGGAATCTCCAGACGAACGTCGACCAACGCGCCCGGTGGCAGATTCTCAGAGCTCGAGAATTTGAGTCCGGCCAGACTGAGGTTGAGCGTCTTCAGCCGATGGCCGGAGGTTGTCCAAGTGCTGAAGCTGCCGCCCAGGACAACTTCGAAGCGGCGGTTGGATCGCCTATCCTCGCCGATCAAGTGGACCTGATTGCGGCCGCCGGCTTTCGCCGAAAACGCGGCGCGCTGTGCCTGGCGAAGCAGCTCAGCTGCGTTCCTCGCGTCGCCGGGGAAGGTCGCAACCCCTACGCGAACCGTAAGCTTGCCGCCCGGCTGATGGTCTTCCCCAGGGAAGTACTGCAGCTCCACCTGCTCCCTGATTCGTTCGGCGACTTGCGCGGCAGCCACCTTCGGTGTCGCCGGCAAGGTCAAAGCGAACTCCTTACCACCCAACCGGGTCTTGCCGTCGTCGACCCGGAGTGATTCGCCGAGGATACGGCCGATCGTCGCGAGAGCTCTGTCGCCCGACTCGCGCCCGTTGCACTCGTTGTAATGCTCGAAGTTGTCGATATCGATCATCAATAGAGACACCGGCCGGTTGAAGCGTTCGCCTCTGTGCAGTTCTCTTCCCAGGCTTTCTGAGAAGGACTCGGAGTTGGCCAGGCCCGTCAACTCGTCCCGGTCTGAGTGGTCACGCCTTGGCTCGCCTAGATGAATCTCGATGTCGATAGGCTTGCCGAGCTTGCGCTGTGCTTCGATGGAATAGCTGACGAGAGCTACACGTGGATCGAAGGCCGCAATCCGGTTCGTCTCCACGGCGGTCCAGTGTCTGAGGACTGCGCGCCAGCGATCTTTCGCCCTTGTCGGAGCGACCCGAACGCCCCCGAGAAGGTACAGCC includes the following:
- a CDS encoding diguanylate cyclase, encoding MEKKKKGRSKTAQSLAERLQDLLDRAQPKIRDLETELEAIERSHGPAVYCEWLYLLGGVRVAPTRAKDRWRAVLRHWTAVETNRIAAFDPRVALVSYSIEAQRKLGKPIDIEIHLGEPRRDHSDRDELTGLANSESFSESLGRELHRGERFNRPVSLLMIDIDNFEHYNECNGRESGDRALATIGRILGESLRVDDGKTRLGGKEFALTLPATPKVAAAQVAERIREQVELQYFPGEDHQPGGKLTVRVGVATFPGDARNAAELLRQAQRAAFSAKAGGRNQVHLIGEDRRSNRRFEVVLGGSFSTWTTSGHRLKTLNLSLAGLKFSSSENLPPGALVDVRLEIPGSEPNIEMAVRVVKSDMVRPPSMGWIAGGEQMVGGRYEIATRTIEISSEHLRILRHYLRTLENSSPAGG